In Paenibacillus kyungheensis, the following are encoded in one genomic region:
- a CDS encoding FusB/FusC family EF-G-binding protein: protein MQTPFIHNDQLNFIKKQADFLLKTMRSVGDRKVLETVRETAVMNVIQAFEHLTPEQKSLLEQLSTYEATHDLENYLDELDAYVIPFPEVSLKQIQKLFPKAKKLKTPNLEMIDYTHTTYLRWTDIATNRLYIVYPYQDQMVGIEGQMTSMNKKGFCMFCNRHRELGFFNVKIKASGSPDNIASVGQYICIDHEECNHNIADTTALEKFIASVGK, encoded by the coding sequence ATGCAAACACCATTTATTCACAATGATCAATTAAATTTTATTAAAAAACAGGCAGACTTTCTGTTGAAAACGATGCGTAGCGTTGGCGATCGCAAAGTGTTAGAAACGGTTAGAGAAACTGCTGTTATGAACGTTATACAAGCTTTTGAACATTTAACTCCAGAACAAAAAAGTCTGTTAGAACAGTTGTCTACTTATGAAGCAACTCATGATCTGGAAAATTATCTGGATGAACTGGATGCTTATGTGATTCCATTTCCAGAAGTATCATTAAAGCAGATTCAGAAGCTATTTCCCAAAGCCAAAAAGCTCAAAACACCTAATCTAGAAATGATCGATTATACACATACTACGTATTTAAGATGGACAGATATTGCTACAAATCGTCTGTATATCGTGTATCCGTATCAAGATCAGATGGTGGGGATTGAAGGACAGATGACTTCGATGAACAAAAAAGGATTTTGTATGTTTTGTAATCGACATCGTGAGCTAGGATTTTTTAATGTAAAAATCAAAGCAAGTGGATCACCAGATAATATTGCTTCTGTGGGTCAGTATATTTGCATAGATCATGAAGAATGTAATCATAATATTGCTGATACTACAGCATTGGAGAAGTTTATTGCTTCAGTGGGGAAATAA